The proteins below come from a single Malus domestica chromosome 03, GDT2T_hap1 genomic window:
- the LOC139194833 gene encoding uncharacterized protein codes for MAEELSETESSMDAPAFSDVEVNPNQRLSSVLLNEFNYLPWSRAVSLALGGRSKLGYVNGAIEAPVVISSTYESWLCKDQLVMSWLLNSMERRIAEIFSYSESSMHLWKQVKEMYGNQNNVARVFQLKKNLASLQQGSKAFVQHLGSLTNMWNELDVYRPHTTDATVLINRAEEDKIFQLLASLGPEFEDLRSHLLMNVELPSFTAYLHNKQVLNNRDEAPVAEEKNHTSLLAKFAGFLAKHDHVSQKDIPGYHHQENDW; via the exons atggctgAAGAACTCTCTGAAACTGAAAGCTCGATGGATGCTCCAGCATTTTCTGACGTTGAGGTCAATCCTAATCAACGTCTCAGTTCTGTTTTGTTGAATGAATTCAACTACCTTCCCTGGAGTCGTGCAGTATCTCTTGCACTTGGAGGAAGATCAAAGCTTGGCTATGTAAATGGTGCTATTGAAGCTCCAGTAGTCATTTCTTCTACATACGAGTCGTGGCTATGCAAAGATCAGTTGGTCATGTCTTGGTTGCTCAATTCAATGGAGCGAAGGATTGCTGAAATTTTCAGTTATTCTGAGTCATCCATGCATCTCTGGAAGCAAGTAAAAGAgatgtatggaaatcaaaataATGTTGCCCGTGTCTTCCAGCTTAAGAAGAATCTGGCAAGTCTACAACAAGGAAGCAAAgcatttgttcaacaccttggcAGTCTTACAAACATGTGGAATGAGCTCGATGTTTATCGTCCTCATACCACTGATGCCACTGTGTTGATCAATAGAGCAGAAGAAGACaagatttttcaactcttggcaAGCTTAGGTCCAGAGTTCGAAGACCTCAGAAGTCACCTCTTAATGAATGTTGAACTCCCTTCCTTCACTG CATATCTCCACAACAAACAGGTGCTTAACAATAGAGATGAAGCTCCCGTAGCTGAAGAGAAGAATCACACATCTTTACTTGCAAAATTTGCTGGTTTTCTGGCTAAACATGACCATGTTTCACAGAAAGATATCCCAG GATATCATCACCAAGAGAACGATTGGTGA